The segment TCACCCAGGCTATTACCGAGGCGAACGATGTGGCTAGAAAAAGGTGTCCAATTCGAGCCATGGGAGTCTCCCCAGAGTACATTCCAGCTTCCGAAGCCAATGGTAAGCCTGCGCCCTGCTAAACGGCAATGCGGCTGCGGGATTGCTGGCCAAAGTGTGGGGACCAAGATGCGTTGGCTGCCGCGGGTAGCCCTTGACTAGTCGGGCATCCTCCGGGCGCCTGCTGACGCCCTGCTCTGCGCCTTCTTTCAACAGTCCCTGAGATTGCATTCCTATTTCACAAGCTTGACTTTGTGAAAGTTTGCGCTAAATTGCGCGGGCGAGGGGAGGGGGGGGTGAACGCCTACATTCCGATCCTGCTTTTTGTTTTGGTGGCGGTGAGCTTTCCCATTGTCACCCTGCTCATCGCCCGGGCCTTGCGCGCGGGAAAGCCGCATCCGGTGAAGAACGAGCCTTACGAGTGCGGTGTCCCGGTGACCACCGTGGCCCATGAAACCCGCTACTCGGTGCGCTACTACCTCATTGCCGTCTTGTTCGTGATTTTCGATGTGGAAACCGTGTTCCTTTTCCCCTGGGCGGTGATGCTGGATAAGCTCGCGCTTTTTGGGTTTGT is part of the Thermoanaerobaculum aquaticum genome and harbors:
- a CDS encoding NADH-quinone oxidoreductase subunit A, with product MNAYIPILLFVLVAVSFPIVTLLIARALRAGKPHPVKNEPYECGVPVTTVAHETRYSVRYYLIAVLFVIFDVETVFLFPWAVMLDKLALFGFVEMVVFLAILVAGYVYAWRKGALQWA